A stretch of Faecalibacterium duncaniae DNA encodes these proteins:
- a CDS encoding microbial anti-inflammatory protein yields the protein MMMPANYSVIAENEMTYVNGGANFIDAIGAVTAPIWTLDNVKTFNTNIVTLVGNTFLQSTINRTIGVLFSGNTTWKEVGNIGKNLFGTNVKGNPIEKNNFGDYAMNALGIAAAVYNLGVAPTKNTVKETEVKFTV from the coding sequence ATGATGATGCCTGCAAACTACTCTGTTATCGCAGAGAACGAAATGACCTACGTCAACGGTGGCGCTAACTTCATCGACGCTATCGGCGCTGTTACCGCTCCTATCTGGACTCTGGACAACGTTAAGACCTTCAACACCAACATCGTGACTCTGGTTGGCAACACCTTCCTGCAGTCCACCATTAACCGCACCATCGGTGTCCTGTTCAGCGGCAACACCACCTGGAAGGAAGTCGGCAACATCGGCAAGAACCTGTTCGGCACCAATGTTAAGGGCAACCCGATCGAGAAGAACAACTTTGGTGACTATGCTATGAACGCTCTGGGCATTGCTGCTGCTGTCTACAACCTGGGCGTGGCTCCCACCAAGAACACCGTCAAGGAGACTGAGGTTAAGTTCACTGTCTAA
- a CDS encoding FAD:protein FMN transferase, producing MMTKRIFSALLAAALSLSLLAGCGSTSGSTASSAADGPQRYSTVFYDVFDTVTQVIAYCDNEEEFTAQMDALHADLVEYNQLYDIYNDYDGLTNIKTINDNAGTAPVTVDDKILGMLELAQTMYDTTGGKLNIALGSVLNIWHNYREAALADDNDSNNQLPTQEELDAAAQHCDIANLIIDEDAKTVYLADPAMSLDVGSVGKGYAVEQAAQAAEARGLTSALISVGGNLRAIGTKPDGSQWVGGVENPWNSSEVYTNGSSTVAAVKMSDLSLVTSGDYQRYYVVDGVRYHHLIDPATLWPAAYFDGVSVLAPDSGVADCLTTGLFCLPLEEGKQLVESLDGVEALWCTTDGEVVTSSGWSEHTN from the coding sequence GCTCCACCGCCTCCAGCGCCGCCGATGGCCCGCAGCGCTACTCCACCGTGTTCTATGATGTGTTCGACACCGTGACGCAGGTCATCGCCTACTGCGACAACGAGGAAGAGTTCACAGCCCAGATGGACGCACTCCACGCCGACCTTGTGGAGTACAACCAGCTCTATGATATTTATAATGATTACGATGGCCTGACCAACATCAAGACCATCAACGACAATGCGGGCACTGCCCCGGTGACAGTGGATGACAAGATCCTCGGGATGCTGGAGCTGGCCCAGACCATGTACGACACCACTGGCGGCAAGCTGAACATTGCGCTGGGCAGTGTGCTGAACATCTGGCACAACTACCGCGAGGCTGCACTGGCCGATGACAACGACAGCAACAATCAGCTGCCCACGCAGGAAGAGCTGGATGCCGCCGCACAGCACTGCGATATCGCCAACCTCATCATTGATGAAGATGCCAAAACGGTCTATCTGGCCGACCCAGCCATGTCGCTGGACGTGGGCAGCGTGGGCAAGGGCTACGCCGTGGAGCAGGCCGCACAGGCCGCCGAAGCCCGGGGCCTGACCAGTGCCCTCATCAGCGTGGGCGGCAACCTGCGGGCCATCGGCACCAAGCCGGACGGCTCCCAGTGGGTAGGCGGCGTGGAAAACCCGTGGAACTCCTCCGAGGTCTACACCAACGGCAGCTCCACTGTAGCCGCCGTCAAGATGAGTGACCTTTCCCTCGTGACCAGCGGCGACTACCAGCGCTACTACGTTGTGGACGGTGTGCGCTACCACCACCTCATCGACCCCGCCACCCTCTGGCCCGCCGCCTACTTTGACGGCGTGAGCGTGCTGGCTCCGGACTCCGGTGTGGCCGACTGCCTGACCACCGGCCTGTTCTGCCTGCCTCTGGAAGAGGGTAAGCAGCTCGTGGAATCGCTGGACGGCGTGGAAGCCCTCTGGTGCACCACCGATGGCGAAGTGGTCACCTCCAGCGGGTGGAGCGAGCATACGAATTAA
- a CDS encoding endonuclease domain-containing protein — MSITNLPYDPRMRERVQELRHKMTPMEKKLWYSFLRTYPVKMYKQRPIRTFVADFYCPLARLVIELDGSQHYTEQGMQYDMERSAVFEQYGVQVLRFRNQDVSAHFEMVCEQIHEAVVKRLEELERGKEG; from the coding sequence ATGTCCATCACCAACCTGCCCTATGACCCGCGGATGCGTGAACGTGTGCAGGAACTGCGTCATAAAATGACACCCATGGAGAAAAAGCTGTGGTATTCGTTTTTGCGCACATATCCAGTGAAAATGTACAAACAAAGGCCAATTCGTACATTTGTGGCGGATTTTTATTGCCCTTTGGCAAGATTGGTTATTGAACTTGACGGCTCACAGCATTATACTGAACAGGGAATGCAATATGATATGGAACGCAGTGCTGTGTTTGAACAGTACGGCGTGCAGGTGTTGCGTTTCCGAAATCAGGATGTGAGTGCACATTTTGAAATGGTGTGTGAGCAAATTCACGAAGCTGTTGTGAAACGTTTAGAGGAATTGGAGCGGGGCAAGGAGGGTTGA
- a CDS encoding PTS ascorbate transporter subunit IIC — MAEPKKQIPLRLNAKLYDALAAWAEDDFRSVNGQIEYLLTECVRQRKKNGKYVSDQIDVPPELDIK, encoded by the coding sequence ATGGCAGAGCCGAAAAAGCAGATCCCCCTGCGCCTGAATGCGAAGCTCTACGATGCCCTTGCCGCATGGGCTGAGGATGACTTCCGCTCGGTGAACGGGCAGATCGAGTATCTGCTCACTGAGTGTGTGCGTCAGCGCAAAAAGAACGGCAAGTACGTCTCTGACCAGATCGACGTGCCGCCCGAACTGGATATCAAGTAA
- a CDS encoding HlyD family secretion protein, whose protein sequence is MTTRIQNLSDLQDRRIMMEKKLPAFGYALILLVAFLMVFLVIWSTQNKRTYVSQSTGSVQAANKTYIMSSYSGSITELNISEGSYVTEGDLIAHIKSTDLDIQQDSYQKQLDIYKKQKSQYEKLLKSIQDDKNYFSETDIDDQPYYYQYESYKSQVSQKAFDASPYQAAGYTDEQIRTMMEQNQSEVESLYYSTLQSISANLTSVQANIDNIEAQLDALNTGANDYYIYAPTSGVIHMDTPYKVGMVLSAGSALATVASENSDLEIVAAVTVNDRPLINVGDPCKIAITGLSEYSYGTLTGTVTSIDSDVTSSTNGSYYKMTIKPDNTYVVSTSGDKVDLSNGMSVTARVEYDELTYFDYVMEALGVLFR, encoded by the coding sequence ATGACCACTCGCATTCAGAATCTTTCCGACCTGCAGGACCGCCGCATTATGATGGAGAAGAAGCTGCCGGCCTTTGGCTACGCGCTCATTCTTCTGGTGGCTTTCCTCATGGTGTTTCTGGTGATCTGGAGCACCCAGAACAAGCGCACCTACGTCAGCCAGTCCACTGGCTCAGTGCAGGCGGCCAACAAGACCTATATCATGTCCAGTTACTCCGGCTCCATCACCGAGCTGAACATCTCGGAGGGCAGCTATGTCACCGAGGGCGACCTCATTGCCCACATCAAGAGCACTGATCTGGACATTCAGCAGGACAGCTACCAGAAGCAGCTGGACATCTACAAAAAGCAGAAGAGCCAGTACGAAAAGCTGCTCAAGTCCATTCAGGACGACAAGAACTACTTCAGCGAGACCGACATCGACGATCAGCCCTATTACTACCAGTACGAGAGCTACAAGAGCCAGGTCAGCCAGAAGGCGTTTGATGCTTCGCCCTATCAGGCCGCCGGTTACACCGATGAGCAGATCAGGACCATGATGGAGCAGAACCAGAGCGAGGTGGAGAGCCTGTACTACTCCACCCTGCAGTCCATTTCTGCCAACCTGACCAGCGTGCAGGCCAACATTGACAACATCGAGGCCCAGCTGGATGCCCTGAACACCGGCGCGAACGATTACTACATCTACGCTCCCACCTCCGGTGTCATCCACATGGACACCCCCTACAAGGTGGGCATGGTGCTCAGCGCAGGTTCCGCTCTGGCCACCGTGGCCAGCGAGAACAGCGACCTTGAGATCGTGGCGGCTGTCACCGTCAACGACCGGCCGCTGATCAATGTGGGCGACCCCTGCAAGATCGCCATCACCGGCCTGTCGGAGTATTCCTACGGCACCCTGACCGGCACTGTTACCTCCATCGACAGTGACGTGACCTCCAGCACCAACGGGTCCTACTACAAGATGACCATCAAGCCGGATAACACCTATGTCGTGAGCACCAGCGGCGACAAGGTGGATCTTTCCAACGGCATGAGCGTCACCGCCCGTGTGGAGTACGATGAACTGACTTACTTTGACTATGTGATGGAGGCCCTGGGCGTGCTGTTCCGCTAA
- a CDS encoding peptidase domain-containing ABC transporter, with protein sequence MRYTYVRQHDSTDCAAASLAMVCLHYKKEITITRLRDMMGTDMKGTNLVGLQKAANELGFSTAAVRVDRENFLSDFTLPAIAQVITDQGLTHFVVIFKKTTIKEDDARRKHVVQEEERKADASKKYKCKDYVVIGDPANELKKISLDEFYKNFTGVLLLLNPTAEFKGGTGKHKVEGKEEAKAARNNMLKRYMDLLLPQKKLFAYAILSSVILTLIGIVSTVFNKAIMDEVLPYGLKSLLISLIVVFSVVNLTSTLLSTVRQWILIFLSIKIDIPLMLGYFEHVYKLPMKFFASRKTGEITTRYSDAGTIKSVLTSIAMSVVMDIVMAVGTGFVLFRMNSSLFSITLFTTVLSLLLVIIFKQPYKRINEETMVQSAVLNSQMIESLRGIETIKCNACEDRELEALEREYIKSLKISLRSSKISTGQSLISSVIMTVLNMVTTYVGITQVLNGQLTLGGYMAFSTLSGYFTSPVSELISMQMSIQEASISMKRLTEIMDYESEQDDDREYTEMESMEGDIEFKDVTFRYGNRTPALDHISFTIPQGKKVALVGSSGSGKSTITKLLLKYYEPESGTISVNGVDLDEYSNASVRRCISYVPQNVELFSKTIFENIRISRPEATLDQVREAAKKADAHEFIRKLPLQYNTYLEEAGNGLSGGEKQRIALARAFLKDSSLYIFDESTSSLDFGTENTIFDMIYNQLADRSMLIVAHRLSTIRDCDLILVMDHGQIVERGTHDELLARQGKYYELWNLQQGIFRRKKEEPAPVAPAAVVEEDDDGEAMTY encoded by the coding sequence ATGCGTTATACCTATGTGCGGCAGCACGATTCTACGGACTGCGCGGCCGCTTCGCTCGCAATGGTGTGCCTCCATTACAAAAAGGAAATCACCATCACCCGCCTGCGGGATATGATGGGAACCGACATGAAAGGCACGAACCTCGTTGGCCTGCAGAAAGCAGCCAATGAGTTGGGCTTCAGCACGGCGGCTGTCCGTGTTGACCGCGAAAACTTTTTAAGCGATTTCACACTGCCCGCAATTGCGCAGGTCATTACCGACCAGGGCCTGACCCACTTTGTGGTCATCTTCAAAAAGACGACCATCAAGGAGGACGATGCCCGCCGCAAGCATGTGGTGCAGGAAGAAGAACGCAAGGCTGATGCAAGCAAAAAGTACAAATGCAAGGATTACGTCGTCATCGGCGACCCTGCAAATGAACTGAAAAAGATCAGTCTGGATGAGTTCTATAAAAACTTCACCGGCGTGCTGCTGCTGCTGAACCCCACAGCGGAGTTCAAGGGCGGCACCGGCAAGCACAAGGTGGAGGGCAAAGAGGAAGCCAAGGCAGCCCGCAACAACATGTTGAAGCGGTACATGGATCTGCTGCTTCCCCAGAAAAAGCTGTTTGCTTACGCTATTCTCAGTTCAGTGATCCTGACACTGATCGGCATCGTGTCCACCGTCTTTAATAAGGCGATCATGGACGAGGTGCTGCCTTATGGGCTGAAAAGTCTGCTCATATCGCTCATTGTCGTGTTCAGTGTGGTCAACCTGACCAGCACGCTGCTCTCGACTGTGAGACAGTGGATCCTGATCTTTCTTTCCATTAAAATCGATATCCCGTTGATGCTGGGCTACTTCGAGCATGTGTACAAACTGCCGATGAAGTTCTTTGCATCCCGTAAGACCGGCGAGATCACCACCCGCTATTCCGATGCAGGCACCATCAAATCGGTGCTGACCAGCATTGCAATGAGCGTGGTCATGGACATTGTGATGGCCGTGGGTACAGGCTTTGTCCTGTTCCGGATGAACTCCTCGCTGTTCTCCATTACCCTGTTTACCACCGTTCTGAGCCTGCTGCTCGTCATCATCTTCAAGCAGCCCTACAAGCGGATTAATGAAGAGACGATGGTGCAGTCGGCCGTTCTGAACAGCCAGATGATCGAGAGCCTGCGCGGCATCGAGACCATCAAGTGCAACGCCTGCGAGGATCGCGAGCTGGAAGCCCTTGAGCGTGAATACATCAAGAGCTTGAAAATCAGCCTGCGTTCCAGCAAGATCAGCACCGGCCAGAGCCTGATCTCCAGCGTGATCATGACCGTGTTGAACATGGTCACCACCTATGTGGGCATCACGCAGGTGCTGAATGGCCAGCTGACGCTGGGCGGCTACATGGCGTTCAGCACCCTTTCGGGTTACTTTACTTCTCCGGTGAGCGAGCTCATCAGTATGCAGATGTCCATTCAGGAGGCTTCCATCTCCATGAAGCGCCTGACGGAAATCATGGATTATGAATCCGAGCAGGACGATGACCGCGAGTACACCGAGATGGAGAGCATGGAGGGCGACATTGAGTTCAAGGATGTCACCTTCCGGTATGGCAACCGCACCCCGGCACTGGACCACATCTCCTTCACCATCCCGCAAGGCAAGAAGGTGGCGCTGGTTGGTTCCTCGGGTTCCGGCAAGTCCACCATCACCAAGCTCCTGCTCAAGTATTACGAGCCGGAGAGTGGCACCATCAGCGTGAATGGCGTTGATCTGGACGAGTACAGCAATGCATCCGTCCGCCGCTGCATTTCCTATGTCCCGCAGAACGTTGAGCTGTTCAGCAAGACGATCTTCGAGAATATCCGCATCTCCCGCCCCGAGGCTACCCTCGATCAGGTACGGGAGGCGGCCAAGAAGGCCGACGCACACGAGTTCATCCGCAAGCTGCCGCTGCAGTACAACACCTATCTGGAGGAAGCCGGCAACGGCCTGTCCGGTGGTGAGAAGCAGCGCATTGCACTGGCCCGTGCGTTCCTGAAGGATTCGAGCCTTTACATCTTTGATGAATCGACCTCCAGCCTGGACTTTGGCACAGAGAATACCATCTTTGATATGATCTATAACCAGCTGGCTGACCGTTCGATGCTGATCGTGGCACACCGCCTTTCCACCATCCGTGACTGTGACCTGATCCTGGTCATGGATCACGGCCAGATCGTGGAGCGCGGCACCCATGACGAGCTGCTGGCAAGGCAGGGCAAGTATTACGAGCTCTGGAACCTGCAGCAGGGCATCTTCCGCCGCAAGAAGGAAGAGCCTGCACCCGTTGCCCCCGCGGCAGTTGTTGAAGAAGACGACGATGGCGAGGCAATGACCTATTAA
- a CDS encoding Ig-like domain-containing protein, with protein MKLNPKQLAASAALLGVLACAAALPASAAGPVTTPLALTLPKVSFPWDKVTAESIETGSYDAAPLAGTAQQLSPVTTPANAASKNGVTYVSDNPNVVSVDSEGVAQAVGLGTANITATCGGVSCTYTITPQPDASMIATEMDITLASSTIAVGETTSLSLAVLPTSAANYINVSLSSSNEKVATVNNFGKVTGVAPGKATITATDGNVSCTATVTVVAANTSTVSSQSISLNTNYVVLKPGSSKTITGKVSPASASQSLTFKSQDKSIATVSSSGVITGVATGATSVVVSNGTASTSVTVIVNRTASTSGSSSDTSGEGTEDNVTTDATVAAIQNAAGEEVSLYQSDVPAITGEILSALRTTGRSLIVLGEDYTLRIDGTSIKSTQGGFSTALTFAPDENGLSFQLGESGALPCVVQITLTGENAAYSRLYLHNTASEKWQFLNSYKDGTITADMAGSYLLTNQNLRFTNINWTFFIAAGALTVVCLIVYIAVKKRYWFW; from the coding sequence ATGAAACTGAACCCGAAACAGCTGGCCGCCAGCGCGGCTCTGCTGGGTGTGCTGGCCTGTGCCGCCGCCCTGCCTGCGTCGGCTGCCGGCCCTGTTACCACGCCGCTGGCCCTCACGCTGCCCAAGGTGAGCTTTCCCTGGGATAAAGTTACCGCCGAGAGCATCGAGACCGGCAGCTACGATGCCGCCCCGCTGGCGGGCACGGCCCAGCAGCTCTCCCCGGTGACCACCCCCGCCAATGCCGCCAGCAAGAACGGCGTGACCTATGTCTCTGATAACCCCAATGTTGTCTCAGTGGACAGTGAGGGCGTGGCGCAGGCTGTGGGCCTGGGTACGGCCAACATCACCGCCACCTGCGGCGGGGTGAGCTGCACCTATACCATCACCCCCCAGCCGGATGCCAGCATGATCGCCACCGAAATGGATATCACCCTTGCATCCAGCACCATTGCCGTGGGCGAGACCACCAGCCTTTCGCTGGCGGTGCTGCCCACCTCGGCGGCCAACTATATCAACGTCAGCCTGAGCTCTTCCAATGAGAAGGTGGCCACCGTCAACAACTTTGGCAAGGTGACCGGCGTTGCCCCCGGCAAGGCCACCATCACCGCCACGGACGGCAACGTGAGCTGCACGGCCACCGTTACGGTGGTTGCGGCCAACACCAGCACCGTCTCCAGCCAGTCCATCTCCCTGAACACCAACTATGTGGTGCTCAAGCCGGGCTCCTCCAAGACCATCACCGGCAAGGTGTCGCCCGCCTCCGCCAGCCAGAGCCTGACCTTCAAGAGCCAGGACAAGAGCATTGCCACCGTCAGCAGTTCCGGTGTCATCACCGGCGTTGCCACGGGTGCCACCTCCGTGGTGGTCTCCAACGGCACCGCCTCCACCTCAGTCACGGTCATCGTCAACCGCACCGCCTCCACCTCCGGCAGCAGCAGCGATACCAGCGGTGAGGGCACCGAGGACAACGTCACCACCGATGCCACTGTTGCCGCCATCCAGAACGCCGCAGGGGAGGAAGTGTCCCTCTATCAGAGCGACGTGCCTGCCATCACCGGCGAGATCCTGAGCGCCCTGCGCACCACGGGCCGCAGCCTGATCGTGCTGGGCGAGGATTATACCCTGCGGATCGATGGCACCAGCATCAAGAGCACCCAGGGCGGGTTCAGCACCGCCCTGACCTTTGCCCCCGATGAAAACGGCCTGAGTTTCCAGCTGGGCGAAAGCGGCGCGCTGCCCTGCGTGGTGCAGATCACCCTGACCGGTGAGAACGCCGCTTACAGCCGCCTGTATCTGCACAACACTGCCAGCGAAAAGTGGCAGTTCCTGAACAGCTACAAGGATGGCACCATCACCGCCGATATGGCTGGCAGCTACCTGCTGACCAACCAGAATCTGCGCTTCACCAATATCAACTGGACCTTCTTCATCGCCGCCGGCGCGCTGACCGTGGTCTGCCTGATCGTGTATATCGCCGTCAAGAAACGGTATTGGTTCTGGTAA
- a CDS encoding SPFH domain-containing protein, which yields MEEKILQTKKNGMTMLLLTLLGYVAAVVVGGIGFVMLYTTFLGFIPLAIAVIYAIIGIFLFAGLKVLKPEEALVLTLFGDYIGTLKGEGFYWVNPFCTAVNPAAGTVLSQSGDVQQRPVVQADREKDGKKISLKVMTLNNSRQKINDCLGNPVEIGIAVIWRVTDTAKAVFNVDNYKEYLSLQCDSALRNVVRIYPYDVAPNVDTTGDGVADEGSLRGSSEVVAKRIQGEIQKNVTAAGIEIIEARITYLAYAPEIAAVMLQRQQASAIIDARKMIVDGAVGMVEMALDRLSENKVVELDDERKAAMVSNLLVVLCGNRDAQPIVNSGSLY from the coding sequence ATGGAAGAGAAGATCTTACAGACCAAGAAGAACGGCATGACCATGCTTCTGCTGACCCTGCTGGGTTATGTGGCTGCGGTTGTGGTGGGCGGCATCGGTTTTGTAATGCTGTATACTACCTTCCTGGGGTTTATCCCGCTGGCGATCGCTGTCATCTATGCCATCATCGGTATTTTCCTGTTCGCGGGCCTGAAAGTCCTCAAGCCCGAGGAAGCGCTGGTGCTGACCCTGTTCGGTGATTACATCGGCACCCTGAAGGGGGAGGGCTTCTACTGGGTCAATCCCTTCTGCACTGCCGTCAACCCGGCTGCGGGCACGGTCCTGAGCCAGAGCGGTGATGTTCAGCAGCGCCCTGTGGTGCAGGCTGACCGTGAGAAGGACGGCAAGAAGATCTCCCTGAAGGTGATGACCCTGAACAACTCCCGCCAGAAAATCAACGATTGCCTGGGCAACCCGGTGGAGATCGGCATTGCGGTCATCTGGCGGGTGACCGACACCGCCAAGGCCGTGTTCAATGTAGACAACTACAAAGAGTACCTGTCCCTGCAGTGTGACAGCGCCCTGCGCAACGTGGTGCGCATCTACCCCTACGATGTAGCCCCCAACGTGGACACCACCGGCGATGGTGTGGCCGATGAGGGCAGCCTGCGCGGCTCCTCGGAAGTGGTGGCAAAGCGCATCCAGGGCGAGATCCAGAAGAACGTCACCGCCGCCGGGATCGAGATCATCGAAGCCCGCATCACTTATCTGGCCTACGCCCCCGAGATCGCGGCGGTCATGCTGCAGCGTCAGCAGGCAAGCGCCATCATTGATGCCCGTAAGATGATCGTGGACGGTGCCGTGGGCATGGTGGAGATGGCGCTGGATCGCCTGAGTGAGAACAAAGTGGTGGAACTGGACGATGAGCGCAAAGCGGCAATGGTCTCCAACCTGCTGGTGGTGCTCTGCGGCAACCGTGACGCGCAGCCCATTGTGAACAGCGGCAGCCTGTACTGA